The genomic window CAAAGATTTCACCCATATATTTTCACCGAAACATATTTTCAGCGGGCTTAAGATTTAACAATTCTCTTCTCAGCGGCAGCTCTTCTTGATGAGATTTTCAGCATTTCTGTAAAATATTTCTTCAATCTGCTCGCTAGAGAGACCTAACTGTGGAAGCACAGTAAGCCAGAAGTGCACGTATCTCAAGAAATCTTTAGGCTGGGCGTCTGAACCAAAAAGCAGCTTAGAGGGTTTAACGTCAAAGAATAAGCGGCTTCTGAGGGTTAATGCTATGTAAAACGTGTGTCCTCCCGAAATATCGAAGAATATATTTGGATTATGAAGGGATACTACCGATGCTTCCTCGCACCATGGATGCCCCAAATGCGCTCCAATTATCCTGAGCTCTGGAAAGCTTCTCGCTATGGTTTCCAGATATACTGGACGCATGTTTCTGGACGAGACTCTCCTGAACTTGTCTGCAGCTGTTCTAGCTACGATACCTGTATGGAAAAGCATCAGCATCCCATATCGCTCCGCCCGCTCATAATAGGGGAAATACTCATCAACATCATAGGGTTTAGGCGGACCAATAAATTTAAGGCCAGAAAACCCTTTTGCATAAAGATCATCCACTATTTCAACCGCATCTCTCCCTAAGTCAACGTATCCAAACCCAACGATTAGATCCGGATATTCCTTTAACGCCCTCTCAACGATATCGTTACCCATATTCCCGAATCCGCTTGGAAGCCCGCAAAGAAAACTTTTTATAATGCCGGCTTTCTCGCAGCTCTCAGCAAACTTCTTTAGGTCACCATCGGCTGGAGGATGCACATGCGCGTCTATAATCCTCATATTAATCACTCCTCTTGCTACAATTAGTTCTCAAACCGTTCAAAAATTAAAATCTAATCTTAAAAATGGAGGAAATGGAGGAAAGAAAAACTTTTGCTCCCACTTTAAGTCTCTCGGCTTAACAGTTCTTTTAGGGTACGCTGAACATCCTCTGGTTGAGGCGGGCATCCTGGAATAAATATACCCTTTAATTCATTGTAAAATGTGGGGGCCGCGCAGTAACCGCACAAGAGAATCGTTTCTTTTATATCCCCTGATCCCTTCACTATGGAATTAGCCTTCGCTTCAGGTCCTATTACACAAATAATTTTACGTTTCTCGCCTACAATGTGACGGAAACTTCTCAGCGTGAACAGGACATGCACGGCTGTCTGAAGGCAACCCGTACAGGCATTAAAATTCATGACTTTAAGCTCATTCATCCTACTGTTGATGAAGTCCGCTGTGCCTGCAGCCTTACCGAAGTAGGCTTCCTCCAATGGGACTCCAATAATCCTTATTTGATTCATGTCTCTTGTACCTAAACCGTCTTCCTCAGCCCACTTAAGATATCTTAGGGAAGATGGATTAATTCCAAGAATCTTTGCTGAAACAGCGTCTATTGCCACTGGGTCGAAGCCTGCAAGGGTTAGGTTAAGCCTAAAAGTCTCCTTAAAGTCCTCTAGGGGCCTAGGCCCCAAATGAAATGTCGTGTACGTGCCATCGACAACTATTAGATCCGCCTTCTTAACCTTATATAGATCGATGATAGCCTCCTCAACCCTGTTTAAAGCATGGTACAGAACCCTATCTTCAGGCGGAATTAAACCATACATGTTTTTTATGGCTACCGTTATCCCGCAGGAAGCATGTGTCTTTAAAGTTGGCACGTTAATGAAGACATCGGACTCTAGAAACGGCTTGGAGAGCCTAACTCTCTTAAAGAACCTTGGATTCTCAACATTCACTTCCACAAAAGGGTACTCATTTAGCTCTAGGAACTTTGCGCCCAGCTCATCCGCGAGCTTTTTATACTGAAGAATAGTTTCTGTTTGCTTTCTGTAAGTGGGGGTTTCACCGATGAGAACTTCCGATGCGCCGGCGCAAAAACATTCTTCAACCAAAACCCTAATAGTTTCAAGCTGAACAACTTCGCCTGTTATAAAGGGTGCCCCATCCACAATATTTGGCTTTATAAAAACCCTATCACCCTT from Candidatus Bathyarchaeia archaeon includes these protein-coding regions:
- a CDS encoding amidohydrolase family protein, with the protein product MRIIDAHVHPPADGDLKKFAESCEKAGIIKSFLCGLPSGFGNMGNDIVERALKEYPDLIVGFGYVDLGRDAVEIVDDLYAKGFSGLKFIGPPKPYDVDEYFPYYERAERYGMLMLFHTGIVARTAADKFRRVSSRNMRPVYLETIARSFPELRIIGAHLGHPWCEEASVVSLHNPNIFFDISGGHTFYIALTLRSRLFFDVKPSKLLFGSDAQPKDFLRYVHFWLTVLPQLGLSSEQIEEIFYRNAENLIKKSCR
- a CDS encoding DUF362 domain-containing protein, which gives rise to MVTEVSIAKGEDIVARTREAINLLDGVRKAVGKGDRVFIKPNIVDGAPFITGEVVQLETIRVLVEECFCAGASEVLIGETPTYRKQTETILQYKKLADELGAKFLELNEYPFVEVNVENPRFFKRVRLSKPFLESDVFINVPTLKTHASCGITVAIKNMYGLIPPEDRVLYHALNRVEEAIIDLYKVKKADLIVVDGTYTTFHLGPRPLEDFKETFRLNLTLAGFDPVAIDAVSAKILGINPSSLRYLKWAEEDGLGTRDMNQIRIIGVPLEEAYFGKAAGTADFINSRMNELKVMNFNACTGCLQTAVHVLFTLRSFRHIVGEKRKIICVIGPEAKANSIVKGSGDIKETILLCGYCAAPTFYNELKGIFIPGCPPQPEDVQRTLKELLSRET